Proteins from one Caulobacter sp. X genomic window:
- a CDS encoding RNA polymerase sigma factor has protein sequence MARDADRDFADWLGPHLPMLHRTARAFAEPADQHDLLQEMILALWRARPRFRAESAAGTFVHRVAHNAALTWRRGETRRRLRGVAIEAELLMREAGSDPQDALLERLYAAIRRLPPVERSLILLSLDGLPYAEIARLHGLSETNVGARLTRIRQRVASLVEEADHGV, from the coding sequence ATCGCCAGAGACGCCGATAGGGACTTCGCCGACTGGCTGGGGCCGCATCTGCCGATGCTGCACCGGACGGCGCGGGCCTTCGCCGAGCCGGCGGACCAGCACGACCTGCTGCAGGAGATGATCCTGGCGCTGTGGAGGGCGCGGCCGAGGTTCCGCGCCGAAAGCGCGGCGGGCACCTTTGTCCACCGCGTGGCGCACAACGCCGCGCTCACCTGGCGACGGGGCGAGACACGTCGGCGCCTGCGCGGCGTCGCGATCGAGGCCGAGCTGCTGATGCGCGAGGCGGGGAGCGATCCGCAGGACGCCCTGCTGGAGCGGCTCTACGCCGCCATCCGTCGGCTTCCGCCTGTCGAGCGCTCGCTGATCCTGCTGTCGCTGGACGGCCTGCCCTACGCCGAGATCGCCCGCCTGCACGGCCTTTCGGAAACCAATGTCGGCGCGCGGCTGACCCGGATCCGCCAGCGCGTCGC
- a CDS encoding PaaI family thioesterase, whose amino-acid sequence MSDDLTDAQTAAIPEGFSQLNWSRGFGRQIGPLFEHREGPGQARLAFRVEEHHTNGLGNCHGGMLMSFADMAWGRIISLQKSYSWVTVRLMCDFLSGAKLGDWVEGEGELIAEEDLVFTVRGRIWSGDRTLITGTGIFKALSPRKPRPGELNYKEEA is encoded by the coding sequence ATGTCCGACGACCTGACAGACGCCCAGACCGCGGCAATCCCCGAAGGCTTCTCGCAACTGAACTGGTCGCGGGGCTTTGGCCGGCAGATCGGGCCGCTGTTCGAGCATCGCGAAGGCCCTGGCCAGGCGCGCCTGGCCTTCCGGGTCGAGGAGCACCACACCAACGGTCTGGGCAACTGCCATGGCGGCATGCTGATGAGCTTCGCCGACATGGCCTGGGGGCGGATCATCTCACTCCAGAAGTCCTACAGCTGGGTCACCGTGCGGCTGATGTGCGACTTCCTGTCGGGGGCCAAGCTGGGGGACTGGGTGGAAGGCGAGGGCGAACTGATCGCCGAGGAGGACCTGGTCTTCACCGTGCGCGGCCGCATCTGGTCCGGCGACCGGACCCTGATTACCGGCACCGGGATCTTCAAGGCCCTGAGCCCGCGCAAGCCGCGTCCGGGCGAGCTGAACTACAAGGAAGAGGCTTAA
- a CDS encoding alpha/beta fold hydrolase: MADDRAAPVSLLAPFGGEPPPAPVWFYAAIDHPPERSTITVEGANIELLTWGEVGKPGLLFLHGNGAHADWWSFIAPFFAKDWRVAAISWSGMGGSDWRPAYSAELFAAEIFAAVEAAGLEAGGGKPIVVGHSFGGFPTLYCAARHPERLRGAIMVDSSIQPPEKRWKGPPPRSGQGLPSYPSLEEALTRFRLAPPQPCENLYIADFIARRSLKEVDGAWTWKFDPDLWHNFRMPDLGALLPQIACPAALMWGERSNLMHAETVDYMLGQMPKDVLLLPIPDADHHVMIDQPLAFVAGLRGLLAAWA; encoded by the coding sequence ATGGCCGACGATCGGGCCGCGCCCGTCTCGCTGCTCGCGCCGTTCGGCGGCGAGCCTCCGCCCGCGCCCGTGTGGTTCTACGCAGCTATCGATCATCCGCCCGAGCGCTCGACCATCACGGTCGAGGGCGCGAACATCGAGCTTCTGACCTGGGGCGAGGTCGGCAAGCCGGGCCTCTTGTTCCTGCACGGCAACGGCGCCCACGCCGACTGGTGGAGCTTCATCGCCCCGTTCTTCGCGAAAGATTGGCGGGTGGCCGCGATCTCGTGGTCGGGCATGGGCGGCAGCGACTGGCGGCCCGCCTACAGCGCCGAGCTGTTCGCGGCCGAGATCTTCGCGGCGGTCGAGGCGGCGGGGCTTGAGGCCGGCGGGGGCAAGCCGATCGTGGTCGGCCACTCGTTCGGCGGTTTCCCGACCCTCTATTGCGCCGCGCGCCATCCCGAGCGCCTGCGCGGGGCGATCATGGTCGACAGCAGCATCCAGCCGCCGGAGAAGCGCTGGAAAGGCCCGCCGCCGCGCTCGGGCCAAGGCCTGCCGTCCTATCCGAGCCTGGAAGAAGCGCTGACGCGGTTCCGCCTGGCGCCGCCGCAGCCCTGCGAGAACCTCTACATCGCCGACTTCATCGCCCGCCGCTCTCTGAAAGAGGTCGACGGCGCCTGGACCTGGAAGTTCGATCCAGACCTCTGGCACAATTTCCGCATGCCCGATCTCGGGGCTCTGTTGCCCCAGATCGCCTGTCCCGCCGCCTTGATGTGGGGCGAGCGCTCGAACCTGATGCATGCCGAGACCGTCGACTATATGCTTGGGCAAATGCCCAAGGACGTCCTGCTCTTGCCTATTCCCGACGCCGACCACCACGTGATGATCGATCAGCCCCTGGCCTTCGTGGCCGGGTTGCGAGGACTGCTGGCGGCCTGGGCCTGA
- a CDS encoding glycosyltransferase family 9 protein — translation MWHLPTIRAIAATTPEGAVVLVARPSSRAAEVLKVEPTVARVLHAPHYKGRLKGVRETLDFLRLCKAEKPRAVWILEKIDRPAIAAFLAGVPERRGFGLGHSQERFLNKGPFLPKAMRPAHRLDKLAAFETAHGLAVESREPALKLDPVAVAAVKARYGDRPGPWLCLGIGASEPARTWPAERFAETAQRLSDLFGTVFWVGGPHEAQAAKAAIGELPGNLVACDLPLDQSAALIALSAGFLGNDSGALNVAAAVGTPCVGLMGTAPVPAYSRWLTRLDAGEGRIADITVDQAVDAVRGRFTAEAWVNSDA, via the coding sequence ATGTGGCACCTGCCGACCATCCGCGCGATCGCGGCGACGACGCCGGAGGGCGCGGTGGTCCTGGTGGCCCGACCTTCCAGTCGGGCGGCCGAGGTGCTGAAGGTCGAACCGACCGTCGCGCGCGTGCTCCATGCGCCGCACTACAAGGGCCGCCTGAAGGGCGTGCGCGAGACCCTCGACTTCCTCCGCCTGTGCAAGGCCGAGAAGCCGCGCGCGGTCTGGATCCTGGAGAAGATCGACCGACCCGCCATCGCCGCCTTTCTGGCGGGCGTGCCCGAGCGGCGCGGCTTTGGCCTGGGACACAGCCAGGAGCGGTTCCTGAACAAGGGGCCGTTCCTGCCGAAGGCCATGCGCCCCGCCCACCGGCTCGACAAGCTGGCGGCCTTCGAGACGGCGCATGGTTTGGCGGTCGAAAGCAGAGAGCCGGCGCTGAAGCTCGACCCCGTCGCCGTCGCCGCGGTGAAGGCGCGCTACGGGGACCGGCCGGGGCCCTGGCTGTGCCTGGGGATCGGCGCCAGCGAGCCGGCGCGCACCTGGCCGGCCGAGCGCTTCGCCGAGACCGCCCAGCGGCTCTCGGACCTGTTCGGCACGGTGTTCTGGGTCGGCGGGCCGCACGAGGCCCAGGCCGCCAAGGCCGCGATCGGCGAGCTGCCCGGCAATCTCGTCGCCTGCGACCTGCCGCTGGACCAGTCGGCGGCCCTGATCGCCCTGTCGGCGGGCTTCCTCGGCAACGACTCCGGCGCGCTGAACGTCGCCGCCGCCGTCGGCACGCCGTGCGTTGGGCTGATGGGCACGGCGCCCGTGCCGGCCTATTCGCGCTGGCTGACCCGCCTCGACGCGGGCGAGGGCCGAATCGCCGACATCACCGTCGACCAGGCTGTCGACGCCGTGCGCGGTAGGTTCACTGCCGAGGCCTGGGTCAATTCGGACGCTTGA
- a CDS encoding aa3-type cytochrome c oxidase subunit IV — translation MAGDYHRGEMDISEQAATYAAFGKMTKWGSLAVATLLLFITLLFCTPAGFVGSAIAAVVLLALGIVLLREKPAPAH, via the coding sequence ATGGCCGGCGACTATCACCGCGGTGAAATGGATATCTCGGAACAGGCGGCGACCTACGCCGCGTTCGGCAAGATGACGAAGTGGGGTTCGCTGGCGGTCGCCACGCTGCTGCTGTTCATCACCCTGCTGTTCTGCACCCCGGCCGGTTTCGTTGGTAGCGCTATCGCTGCTGTCGTGCTGCTGGCGCTGGGCATTGTTCTGCTTCGCGAAAAGCCCGCTCCGGCCCACTGA
- a CDS encoding Re/Si-specific NAD(P)(+) transhydrogenase subunit alpha: MPMAVIAVTKETRANETRVAATPETVKKLGAAGFSVVVQAGAGTAASYPDADYEAAGAKIAKTAKDAIQGADVLFKVRAPEAAEIAALKSGAIVAAALNPYQDKETLDALAKAGATAIAMEFIPRITRAQVMDMLSSQANLAGYRAVIEGAEAYGKALPMMMTAAGTVAAAKVFIMGVGVAGLQAIATARRLGAVVTATDVRPATKEQVESLGAKFLAVEDEEFKNAQTAGGYAKEMSKEYQAKQAELVSSHIAKQDIVITTALIPGRPAPKLVTAAQVASMKPGSILVDLAIEQGGNVEGAKLNETVVTPNGVKILGHANLPGRIAADASALYSRNLVALSALFTNKEGAFAPDFEDEILKAAVVTQGGAIVHPNLKTA, from the coding sequence ATGCCGATGGCCGTCATCGCCGTCACAAAAGAAACCCGCGCGAACGAGACGCGGGTCGCGGCCACGCCTGAAACCGTCAAGAAGCTCGGCGCGGCCGGCTTCTCGGTGGTCGTGCAGGCGGGCGCCGGGACGGCCGCGTCCTATCCGGACGCCGACTACGAGGCGGCGGGCGCCAAGATCGCCAAGACCGCCAAGGACGCGATCCAGGGCGCCGATGTCCTGTTCAAGGTCCGTGCGCCCGAGGCCGCCGAGATCGCGGCCCTGAAGAGCGGCGCGATCGTCGCCGCCGCGCTCAATCCCTACCAGGACAAGGAGACGCTGGACGCCCTGGCCAAGGCCGGCGCGACGGCGATCGCCATGGAGTTCATCCCGCGCATCACTCGCGCCCAGGTGATGGACATGCTCTCGTCCCAGGCCAACCTCGCCGGCTATCGCGCCGTGATCGAAGGGGCCGAGGCCTACGGCAAGGCCCTGCCGATGATGATGACCGCCGCCGGCACCGTCGCCGCCGCCAAGGTGTTCATCATGGGCGTCGGCGTCGCCGGCCTGCAGGCCATCGCCACGGCCCGCCGCCTGGGCGCGGTCGTGACCGCCACCGACGTGCGTCCGGCCACCAAGGAGCAGGTCGAGTCGCTGGGCGCCAAGTTCCTGGCCGTCGAGGACGAGGAGTTCAAGAACGCCCAGACGGCCGGCGGTTACGCCAAGGAGATGTCCAAGGAATACCAGGCCAAGCAGGCTGAACTGGTCTCCAGCCACATCGCCAAGCAGGACATCGTCATCACCACCGCCCTGATCCCGGGCCGTCCGGCGCCGAAGCTGGTCACGGCCGCCCAGGTCGCCTCGATGAAGCCGGGCTCGATCCTGGTCGACCTGGCCATCGAGCAGGGCGGCAATGTCGAGGGCGCCAAGCTGAACGAGACGGTCGTCACCCCGAACGGCGTGAAGATTCTCGGCCACGCCAACCTGCCCGGCCGCATCGCCGCCGACGCCAGCGCGCTCTATTCGCGCAACCTGGTGGCCCTGTCGGCCCTGTTCACGAACAAGGAGGGCGCCTTCGCCCCCGATTTCGAGGACGAGATCCTCAAGGCCGCCGTCGTCACCCAGGGCGGCGCGATCGTCCACCCGAACCTGAAGACCGCCTAA
- a CDS encoding proton-translocating transhydrogenase family protein: MEAVDPTVFRLAIFVLAIFVGYYVVWSVTPALHTPLMAVTNAISSVIIVGALLAAAAHGASGEAVAGSVWISKGAGAVAAAFAAVNIFGGFLVTQRMLAMYKKKQK, encoded by the coding sequence ATGGAAGCCGTCGACCCCACCGTGTTCCGTCTGGCGATCTTCGTGCTCGCCATCTTCGTCGGCTACTACGTCGTCTGGAGCGTGACGCCCGCGCTGCACACGCCGCTGATGGCCGTGACCAACGCCATCTCGTCGGTGATCATCGTTGGCGCCCTGCTGGCCGCCGCCGCCCACGGCGCGTCGGGCGAGGCCGTCGCCGGCTCGGTCTGGATCTCAAAGGGGGCCGGCGCCGTCGCCGCGGCCTTCGCGGCGGTCAACATCTTCGGCGGCTTCTTGGTCACCCAGCGAATGCTGGCGATGTACAAGAAGAAGCAGAAGTAA
- a CDS encoding NAD(P)(+) transhydrogenase (Re/Si-specific) subunit beta: MNANLAAILYLVSGVLFILALRGLSSPETSRKGNTYGMVGMAIAVATVLSTLWSQGALDAVTLGLIIAGVAVGGGVGAVIARKVPMTSMPQLVAAFHSLVGMAACLVAVAAIYTPAAYGIVGADGHIHLNSLIELSLGLAIGAITFTGSVIAFAKLNGNMGGAPILLPARHLLNIVIALAIVALVVVLVVSGGSAIWAFWGIFALSLLIGVTLIIPIGGADMPVVVSMLNSYSGWAAAALGFTLENTTLIITGALVGSSGAILSYIMCKGMNRSFISVILGGFGADAAAAGPGGKVETRPVKQGSADDAAFIMKNASKVIIVPGYGMAVSQAQHALREMADKLKEEGVEVKYAIHPVAGRMPGHMNVLLAEANVPYDEVFELEDINSEFSTADVAFVIGANDVTNPAAKTDPQSPIFGMPILDVEKARTVLFVKRGMSSGYAGVENELFFKDNTMMLFADAKKMVEGIVKAL, translated from the coding sequence ATGAACGCCAATCTCGCCGCCATCCTGTACCTCGTCTCGGGGGTGCTGTTCATCCTGGCGCTGCGCGGGCTGTCCAGCCCCGAGACCAGCCGCAAGGGCAACACCTACGGCATGGTCGGCATGGCCATCGCCGTGGCCACCGTGCTCTCCACGCTATGGAGCCAAGGCGCGCTGGACGCCGTCACTCTGGGCCTGATCATCGCCGGCGTCGCCGTCGGCGGCGGCGTGGGCGCGGTGATCGCCCGCAAGGTGCCGATGACCTCGATGCCGCAACTGGTCGCCGCCTTCCACTCGCTGGTCGGCATGGCCGCCTGCCTCGTGGCCGTGGCCGCCATCTATACGCCCGCCGCCTACGGCATCGTGGGCGCGGACGGCCATATCCACCTCAACAGCTTGATCGAGCTGTCGCTGGGCCTGGCCATCGGCGCCATCACCTTCACCGGTTCGGTGATCGCCTTCGCCAAGCTGAACGGCAACATGGGCGGCGCGCCGATCCTGCTGCCGGCCCGACACCTGCTGAACATCGTGATCGCGCTGGCGATCGTCGCTCTGGTCGTGGTGCTGGTCGTCAGCGGCGGTTCGGCCATCTGGGCCTTCTGGGGCATCTTCGCCCTGAGCCTCTTGATCGGCGTCACCCTGATCATCCCGATCGGCGGCGCGGACATGCCCGTCGTGGTGTCGATGCTGAACAGCTATTCCGGCTGGGCGGCGGCGGCCCTGGGCTTCACGCTCGAGAACACGACCCTGATCATCACCGGCGCCCTCGTCGGCTCGTCGGGCGCGATCCTGTCCTACATCATGTGCAAGGGCATGAACCGCAGCTTCATCTCGGTGATCCTGGGCGGCTTCGGCGCCGACGCCGCGGCGGCTGGTCCAGGCGGCAAGGTTGAGACGCGTCCGGTCAAGCAAGGCTCGGCCGACGACGCGGCCTTCATCATGAAGAACGCCAGCAAGGTGATCATCGTCCCGGGCTACGGCATGGCCGTCTCCCAGGCTCAGCACGCCCTGCGCGAAATGGCCGACAAGCTGAAGGAGGAGGGCGTCGAGGTGAAGTACGCCATCCACCCCGTCGCCGGCCGCATGCCGGGCCACATGAACGTGCTGCTGGCCGAAGCCAACGTGCCTTACGACGAGGTGTTCGAGCTGGAAGACATCAACAGCGAGTTCTCGACGGCGGACGTCGCCTTCGTGATCGGCGCCAACGACGTCACCAACCCGGCGGCCAAGACCGATCCGCAGAGCCCGATCTTCGGCATGCCGATCCTGGACGTCGAGAAGGCCCGCACGGTCCTCTTCGTCAAGCGGGGCATGTCCTCGGGCTACGCCGGCGTCGAGAACGAGCTGTTCTTCAAGGACAACACCATGATGCTGTTCGCCGACGCCAAGAAGATGGTCGAAGGCATCGTGAAGGCGCTCTAA
- a CDS encoding UrcA family protein: MRKFIMSITTVASLSLAAVPILGLTQAANAAEPTARVAYGDLNMADPAQAKIFDARVERAGLDLCRSMMRSGDLAMPVRACVANAHREADIQVARAKHQARPAQAKTVEVAAK; this comes from the coding sequence ATGCGCAAGTTCATCATGAGCATCACCACGGTCGCCAGCCTGAGCCTGGCCGCCGTTCCGATCCTGGGCCTGACCCAGGCCGCCAACGCCGCCGAACCGACCGCCCGTGTCGCCTATGGCGACCTGAACATGGCCGACCCGGCGCAAGCCAAGATCTTCGACGCCCGCGTCGAACGCGCCGGCCTGGACCTGTGCCGTTCGATGATGCGCAGCGGCGACCTGGCCATGCCCGTCCGCGCCTGCGTCGCCAACGCTCACCGCGAAGCCGATATCCAGGTCGCTCGCGCCAAACATCAGGCCCGCCCGGCTCAAGCCAAGACCGTCGAGGTCGCCGCGAAGTGA
- a CDS encoding M23 family metallopeptidase: MISRSLAIPAQQLRVVFLVALGVAATIGALNGVAVLGAWMSEPPAVATVEEDVAPPVTEFEAPAPPPPAFVFDAPLPGRVIDSPFGLRQLPWEENGRLHQGVDIAAPAGAPVKASADGVVKRTGVSPTYGRFVEVMHKGGMTTLYAHLKAPARSVKKGAFVRRGATVAFVGNSGRSTGSHLHFEIRKGDKPLNPAFFIGRSFAEADDMPIRAAGRVSKKVRLAVVSKWPDGVKGGPVTRAKSGRVRTRIPVSEG, translated from the coding sequence TTGATTTCTAGAAGCCTGGCTATTCCAGCTCAACAACTGCGCGTGGTGTTTCTCGTGGCGTTGGGCGTGGCGGCCACGATCGGCGCCTTGAACGGCGTCGCGGTCCTTGGAGCCTGGATGTCCGAGCCGCCCGCGGTCGCGACGGTCGAAGAGGATGTCGCCCCGCCCGTCACGGAGTTCGAAGCCCCGGCGCCGCCGCCGCCCGCTTTCGTGTTCGACGCGCCGCTGCCCGGTCGGGTCATCGACTCGCCGTTCGGCCTGCGCCAGTTGCCTTGGGAAGAGAATGGCCGCCTGCACCAGGGCGTCGACATCGCCGCTCCCGCCGGCGCGCCGGTCAAGGCCTCGGCCGACGGCGTGGTCAAGCGCACCGGCGTCAGCCCCACCTACGGCCGTTTCGTCGAGGTGATGCACAAGGGCGGCATGACCACCCTCTACGCCCACCTCAAGGCCCCCGCCCGGAGCGTCAAGAAGGGCGCCTTTGTCCGGCGCGGGGCGACCGTGGCCTTCGTCGGCAATTCGGGGCGCTCGACCGGCTCGCACCTGCACTTCGAGATCCGCAAGGGCGACAAGCCGCTGAACCCGGCCTTCTTCATCGGACGCAGCTTCGCCGAGGCCGACGACATGCCGATCCGCGCGGCGGGCCGGGTCTCCAAGAAGGTGCGGCTGGCGGTCGTGTCGAAATGGCCCGACGGCGTGAAGGGCGGGCCGGTCACGCGCGCCAAGAGCGGCCGTGTGCGGACGCGGATTCCCGTCTCGGAAGGATAA
- a CDS encoding alpha/beta fold hydrolase: MIQFLGRGVAGFALLLVSYIAVGGLMSAAGAPKARGQMVEIEPGRTLRLVCEGPKSDRPVVWLEAGAFGLAADWGAVQEALTAAGWRSCAYDRAGMGFSPPGPSPRDGLAIVSDFEKLIAASGEPGPYILVGHSMAGLRLREYAGRNPDKVAGLVLADAATPEAAQNPQVRGFIKAFASLSKWAARGASIGLYKPLAHTRLGDKIDLPPAAKAEKGWAFANGRHNRTAAEEVGLWAQASAQAGQQPPFDPKWPVAVVTAGPLAGREAWKEMQAAPARRSEHGMVDHVEAANHTLLIGRRFADHIVRAVAFVADARKG; the protein is encoded by the coding sequence ATGATCCAGTTTCTCGGCCGTGGCGTCGCGGGCTTCGCGCTCCTGCTTGTCTCCTATATCGCGGTCGGAGGGCTGATGAGCGCCGCCGGCGCGCCCAAGGCCCGAGGCCAGATGGTCGAGATCGAGCCGGGGCGGACGCTGCGGCTGGTCTGCGAAGGACCCAAGAGCGACCGTCCCGTCGTCTGGCTGGAGGCCGGCGCGTTCGGCCTGGCCGCCGACTGGGGCGCCGTGCAGGAGGCCCTGACCGCCGCTGGCTGGCGCTCCTGCGCCTATGATCGCGCCGGCATGGGCTTCTCGCCGCCCGGACCTTCGCCGCGCGATGGCCTGGCGATCGTCTCCGACTTCGAGAAGCTGATCGCCGCCTCCGGCGAGCCGGGGCCTTACATCCTGGTCGGCCACTCCATGGCCGGGCTGCGCTTGAGGGAGTACGCCGGTCGTAATCCGGACAAGGTGGCGGGTCTGGTCCTGGCCGACGCCGCCACGCCCGAGGCCGCGCAGAACCCGCAGGTGCGGGGCTTCATCAAGGCCTTCGCCAGCCTATCGAAATGGGCGGCGCGCGGGGCCTCCATCGGGCTCTACAAGCCGCTGGCCCATACGCGCCTGGGCGACAAGATCGACCTGCCGCCGGCCGCCAAGGCCGAGAAGGGCTGGGCGTTCGCCAACGGCCGCCACAACCGCACGGCGGCCGAGGAGGTCGGCCTGTGGGCGCAGGCCTCGGCCCAGGCCGGCCAGCAGCCGCCCTTCGACCCGAAGTGGCCGGTGGCGGTCGTCACGGCGGGCCCATTGGCCGGCCGAGAGGCTTGGAAGGAAATGCAGGCCGCCCCCGCCCGCCGTTCGGAGCACGGCATGGTCGACCATGTTGAGGCCGCCAATCACACCCTGCTGATCGGCCGCCGCTTCGCCGACCACATCGTCCGCGCGGTGGCGTTCGTGGCGGACGCGCGGAAGGGATAG
- the rpsU gene encoding 30S ribosomal protein S21 — protein sequence MVQIFVRDNNVDQALKALKKKMQREGSFREMKRHVHYEKPSEKRARQKAEAVRRARKLARKRAQREGLLPMPKKAGGR from the coding sequence CTGGTCCAGATTTTCGTCCGCGACAACAACGTCGATCAGGCCCTGAAGGCTCTGAAGAAGAAGATGCAACGCGAAGGCTCGTTCCGCGAAATGAAGCGGCACGTGCACTACGAAAAGCCGTCGGAAAAGCGCGCTCGCCAAAAGGCTGAAGCCGTCCGTCGCGCTCGCAAGCTGGCCCGCAAGCGCGCTCAGCGCGAAGGCCTGCTGCCGATGCCGAAGAAGGCTGGCGGTCGCTAA
- a CDS encoding COQ9 family protein has translation MSENIDTSGQASGQAGASWADSTEQRVLDEALRLAPSAGWNAGLVSRALSAVGLSEAEGQLLLPEGPRDLAALLSRRHDAAALQRLRALDLATLKIRQRIREGVIARLEAAQENGDVLRPLAVFLAFPTNLPLAARLTWESADAIWRWAGDTATDENHYSKRAILSGILVSTLAVDMASGRTSALSHLDARIDNVMAFEKWKAGLKPMDLATEMVEGLAKMRYGAK, from the coding sequence ATGAGCGAAAATATCGACACATCCGGTCAAGCTTCGGGTCAGGCGGGCGCCAGCTGGGCCGACTCGACGGAGCAACGCGTCCTGGATGAGGCCCTGCGCCTGGCGCCGAGCGCCGGTTGGAACGCCGGACTCGTCAGTCGCGCCCTGAGCGCTGTGGGCCTTTCCGAGGCCGAGGGCCAGCTGCTGCTGCCTGAAGGGCCGCGCGACCTAGCCGCCCTGCTGTCGCGACGCCATGACGCGGCGGCGCTGCAACGCCTACGGGCCTTGGACCTGGCGACGTTGAAGATTCGACAGCGGATTCGCGAGGGCGTCATCGCCCGCCTCGAGGCGGCTCAGGAAAATGGCGACGTGCTGCGGCCTCTGGCCGTGTTCCTGGCCTTCCCGACGAATCTGCCCTTGGCCGCTCGGTTGACCTGGGAATCTGCCGACGCGATCTGGCGTTGGGCCGGCGATACGGCGACCGACGAGAACCACTATTCCAAGCGCGCGATCCTGTCGGGGATCCTGGTCTCGACCCTGGCGGTCGACATGGCCTCGGGCCGGACCTCGGCGCTGTCGCACCTGGACGCCCGCATCGACAATGTCATGGCCTTCGAGAAGTGGAAGGCGGGCCTGAAGCCGATGGATCTGGCCACCGAGATGGTCGAGGGCCTGGCGAAGATGCGGTACGGCGCGAAATAG
- a CDS encoding DUF1465 family protein, whose product MTEVNALADTPWRAGVIQDFARSELFDRTFEEGMQLVEETAAYLDGAGRHDSKILSRNAALSYASESMRLTTRLMQVASWLLVQRAVREGEMPPEAACAENYRLAEEMIGDPSPIEDLPFGLTNLLHRSERLYERVRHLDRRMYVESPSEEAPRPVQAHFDRLAAAFGG is encoded by the coding sequence ATGACCGAAGTCAACGCGTTGGCCGATACGCCTTGGCGCGCCGGAGTCATCCAGGACTTCGCCCGATCGGAGCTGTTTGACCGCACGTTCGAGGAAGGCATGCAGCTGGTCGAGGAGACCGCCGCCTATCTCGACGGCGCCGGCCGGCATGACAGCAAGATCCTCTCGCGCAACGCCGCGCTCAGCTACGCCAGCGAAAGCATGCGCCTGACCACCCGCCTGATGCAGGTGGCCTCGTGGCTTCTGGTCCAGCGCGCCGTCCGCGAGGGCGAGATGCCGCCGGAAGCCGCCTGCGCCGAGAACTATCGCCTGGCCGAGGAGATGATCGGCGATCCCTCCCCGATCGAGGACCTGCCGTTCGGCCTGACCAACCTGCTGCACCGGTCCGAGCGCCTGTACGAGCGCGTCCGGCACCTGGACCGCCGCATGTACGTGGAATCGCCCAGCGAGGAAGCGCCGCGCCCCGTGCAGGCCCACTTCGACCGGCTGGCGGCCGCGTTCGGGGGCTGA
- a CDS encoding DUF1192 domain-containing protein, producing MFEDAAEPRAFSGRALSEATHEDLEIYGVAELEERIEALQAEIERTKAQLAKKKAGRDAANALFGRLD from the coding sequence ATGTTCGAGGATGCCGCGGAGCCGCGCGCCTTCAGCGGACGCGCTCTAAGCGAAGCCACGCATGAGGATCTGGAGATCTACGGCGTTGCGGAATTGGAAGAGCGGATCGAGGCCCTGCAGGCCGAAATCGAGCGCACCAAGGCCCAGCTGGCCAAGAAAAAGGCCGGCCGCGACGCGGCCAATGCGCTGTTTGGTCGCCTCGACTAA